The Legionella busanensis genome window below encodes:
- a CDS encoding type 1 glutamine amidotransferase domain-containing protein, with the protein MKILMVLTSHDMLGNTGHKTGFWLEEFAAPYFIFKDAGVELTLASPKGGHPPIDPKSDLPENQTPATQRFKHDELAKKELSQTVKLANVKAEDFNALFYPGGHGPLWDLAESAESISLIESVYNSEKPVALVCHAPGVLRHVNYKGASLVKGKRVTGFTNSEEEAVQLTEVVPFLVEDELKRLGGLFEKKLNWQSFVIVDGHLITGQNPASSTAGAQALLKLLS; encoded by the coding sequence TTGAAAATATTAATGGTGCTGACCTCACATGATATGCTCGGCAATACGGGTCATAAAACAGGATTCTGGTTGGAGGAGTTTGCAGCGCCCTACTTTATATTTAAAGATGCCGGTGTTGAACTTACATTAGCCTCACCTAAAGGTGGGCACCCTCCTATTGATCCAAAGAGTGATTTACCTGAAAATCAGACTCCGGCTACGCAGCGATTCAAGCATGACGAACTGGCCAAAAAAGAGCTATCCCAAACGGTCAAACTTGCAAATGTGAAAGCAGAAGATTTTAATGCGTTATTCTATCCGGGTGGTCATGGTCCTTTGTGGGATCTTGCCGAAAGTGCTGAGTCAATCAGTTTAATTGAATCGGTTTATAATTCTGAAAAACCTGTTGCTTTAGTATGTCATGCTCCTGGAGTTCTACGGCATGTCAATTATAAAGGGGCTTCTCTAGTCAAGGGAAAACGTGTGACAGGCTTCACCAATAGTGAAGAGGAAGCAGTACAGCTCACAGAAGTCGTTCCATTTCTCGTAGAAGATGAGTTGAAACGATTGGGAGGTCTATTCGAAAAAAAACTTAATTGGCAAAGTTTTGTTATCGTTGATGGCCATCTAATTACAGGGCAAAATCCTGCATCTTCAACTGCTGGCGCCCAAGCATTACTCAAGCTACTCTCGTAA
- a CDS encoding helix-turn-helix domain-containing protein, with the protein MAKSLDNKLKSLPKKRRNDIKKRANQLIAKEMTLRDLRLALSKTQEDLGAILHMKQDGVSRLEKRSDMLISTLNKYISAVGGSLKLIAEFPDRAPVEIHGITELRNH; encoded by the coding sequence ATGGCTAAATCACTTGATAATAAATTAAAATCTCTTCCTAAGAAGAGAAGAAATGATATTAAAAAGCGAGCTAATCAGTTAATCGCTAAAGAAATGACGTTGCGTGATTTACGTTTAGCGCTCTCTAAAACTCAGGAAGATTTAGGCGCTATCTTACATATGAAGCAAGATGGCGTTTCTCGATTAGAAAAACGCTCAGATATGTTAATTTCGACATTGAACAAATATATTTCAGCAGTGGGGGGCTCATTAAAACTAATCGCTGAGTTTCCTGATAGAGCGCCTGTAGAAATACACGGTATTACAGAACTTCGGAACCATTAA
- a CDS encoding type II toxin-antitoxin system RelE/ParE family toxin, with amino-acid sequence MTWQIIFQDDFNDEFDELNEIVQNECLAHLKVLEKFGPELGRPHVDTLKGSKHANMKELRFKADQGV; translated from the coding sequence ATGACGTGGCAAATTATATTTCAAGATGATTTCAATGATGAATTTGATGAACTAAACGAAATAGTTCAGAACGAGTGCTTAGCTCATTTAAAGGTATTAGAGAAATTTGGGCCAGAGCTAGGTCGCCCTCATGTAGACACTTTAAAAGGCTCTAAACATGCTAATATGAAAGAGCTTCGATTTAAGGCAGATCAGGGTGTATGA
- a CDS encoding DUF1016 N-terminal domain-containing protein, protein MGERINKEILNHSRAGYSEQVIKQLSKMLSLKYGKGFDEKTLLRVIKFSKVFFR, encoded by the coding sequence ATTGGCGAGCGAATCAATAAAGAAATTCTAAATCATAGTAGAGCAGGGTATAGTGAGCAAGTTATAAAACAATTATCTAAAATGCTTAGCTTAAAATATGGAAAAGGATTTGACGAAAAGACGCTACTTAGAGTAATTAAGTTTTCTAAAGTTTTTTTCAGATGA
- a CDS encoding AAA family ATPase: MEYCLSQQSKKLITRGYALGITVESSAAFELQGKAGIKTDVFPLVHQELKTTRTASLAKTIFIIDEASMLSSQQGHELIKNIERTGARLILVGDKAQLPSVNAGRLFGLTQEYGIETTTMDEIVRQKKEVLKEAVMTAIKGDVKDALDKIEIKSQATHEERVAWIANHWLSLTPDTREKTLLFAPTRANRESIIKLLREGLKEEGTLSSKPFCHLTLKAKTIEPIQQRFVAYHQKGDRVRFNQDFKRHKISSGHYYTVATSLKDIEKRMYYP, translated from the coding sequence TTGGAATACTGCCTGAGTCAACAATCGAAAAAGCTAATCACAAGAGGTTATGCGCTTGGTATTACTGTTGAAAGCTCAGCAGCTTTTGAGTTGCAAGGAAAAGCTGGTATTAAAACAGATGTCTTTCCACTGGTGCATCAAGAATTAAAGACCACGCGAACAGCTTCTTTAGCTAAAACAATTTTTATTATTGATGAAGCCTCGATGTTGTCCTCGCAGCAAGGTCATGAACTCATTAAAAATATTGAACGCACTGGCGCAAGACTCATATTAGTCGGAGATAAGGCACAATTACCCAGTGTGAATGCAGGACGCCTTTTTGGGCTAACTCAAGAATACGGTATTGAGACGACTACCATGGATGAAATAGTGCGACAAAAAAAAGAGGTGCTTAAAGAGGCAGTTATGACAGCAATTAAGGGAGATGTGAAAGACGCACTAGATAAGATTGAGATTAAATCGCAGGCTACCCATGAAGAGCGCGTGGCTTGGATTGCCAATCATTGGCTTTCTTTAACACCGGATACTCGAGAGAAGACCTTGCTTTTTGCACCCACGCGCGCTAATCGTGAATCCATTATAAAGTTGCTTCGGGAGGGCTTAAAAGAAGAGGGCACCTTGAGTAGCAAGCCTTTCTGTCATTTAACTCTTAAAGCAAAAACAATTGAACCCATACAGCAGCGATTTGTGGCCTACCATCAAAAGGGTGATAGGGTCCGCTTTAACCAAGATTTTAAACGACATAAAATTTCATCAGGTCATTATTATACGGTGGCGACATCACTAAAAGACATCGAGAAGAGAATGTATTACCCCTAA
- a CDS encoding S24 family peptidase, whose translation MGKQPVNFNQEFSPRANSILRIPIIDGSQTRLWSKITSKLKPENHIQWITTDLLSGKNLFCVRVNSGSMWPNFEKDEVIFRHLIKDGQYKTLKALNPIFPPVELQTNDKIIGSVVEARCNF comes from the coding sequence TTGGGCAAACAGCCTGTTAATTTCAATCAGGAGTTTAGCCCAAGAGCAAATTCTATTTTAAGGATCCCTATAATTGATGGGTCTCAGACGCGGTTGTGGTCAAAGATAACGAGTAAATTAAAGCCTGAAAATCATATACAATGGATCACAACAGATTTATTAAGTGGAAAAAATTTATTTTGTGTAAGAGTAAATAGTGGATCTATGTGGCCTAATTTCGAAAAAGATGAGGTAATATTTAGACATCTAATAAAAGATGGACAATATAAGACTTTAAAAGCATTAAATCCAATTTTCCCTCCTGTAGAACTTCAAACTAACGATAAGATTATAGGCTCAGTCGTTGAAGCTAGATGTAATTTTTAA
- a CDS encoding putative molybdenum carrier protein has product MIEKIVSGGQTGVDRAALDAAIYMSIPYGGWCPKGRIDELGIIPSKYSNLIEITGNFNTEKENYVARTKANIKDSDGTLIIVPKLPFLKDSGTAFTINEASVQKKPYLTIDISQSEEENFSKIHEFIMQNGIKVLNVAGPRESNNKGIYQKTFDFLKYIFQQLELNCLYSI; this is encoded by the coding sequence ATGATTGAAAAAATTGTTTCTGGAGGACAAACTGGTGTTGATCGTGCGGCTCTTGATGCGGCTATTTATATGTCTATACCTTATGGTGGATGGTGTCCAAAAGGACGTATTGATGAACTTGGTATAATTCCTAGCAAATATAGTAACTTGATAGAGATAACAGGAAATTTTAATACTGAAAAAGAAAATTATGTTGCAAGAACAAAAGCCAATATAAAGGATTCTGATGGAACTTTAATTATTGTACCTAAACTACCTTTTCTTAAAGACAGCGGCACTGCATTTACAATCAATGAAGCTTCAGTACAGAAAAAACCATATCTTACCATCGATATTTCACAATCTGAGGAAGAAAACTTTTCTAAAATACACGAATTTATTATGCAAAATGGTATAAAGGTTTTAAATGTCGCTGGACCTAGAGAATCAAATAATAAGGGTATTTATCAAAAAACTTTTGATTTTCTTAAATATATTTTTCAACAACTGGAGCTAAACTGCTTGTATTCGATTTAA
- a CDS encoding ParB/RepB/Spo0J family partition protein, giving the protein MRKKRSLAGVIVDENQNKENAKVVLPAASRTITTKSQTEIVRGTEFLVDPLDCRPWRFHNRDAVWMNVEKCQDLISSIRKNGQKVPIFARKLENDPEGKNWEIIAGRRRWFACNYLKQKVRVKAVEASDRECAILMNLENKDRNDISEFEDAISYKQQLDAGLFDSQDEMASALDLKKSKLSKMLSAAKIINYHEIMVLFEDITLLKINPIYSLVVLLEKNSNYREVIINAAKELKDKIQQRKTHIKPNVIINELIKAINKDEKKFNVARSYKVDDKILFKSIQPTYKKFVFEFNRSNFSNVEPERLKALVLEALDEFI; this is encoded by the coding sequence ATGCGTAAAAAAAGATCTTTGGCAGGTGTAATTGTTGATGAAAATCAAAATAAAGAGAATGCAAAAGTTGTCTTACCTGCTGCATCGCGAACAATTACTACTAAAAGTCAAACTGAAATAGTACGAGGCACAGAGTTCTTAGTAGATCCTTTAGACTGTCGACCTTGGAGATTCCATAATCGTGATGCAGTATGGATGAATGTAGAAAAATGCCAAGATCTAATATCTTCTATCCGAAAAAATGGCCAGAAGGTGCCTATATTTGCGCGGAAATTGGAAAATGATCCTGAGGGTAAGAATTGGGAGATAATTGCAGGTAGAAGGAGATGGTTTGCCTGTAACTACCTCAAACAAAAAGTACGAGTCAAAGCTGTTGAAGCTAGTGATAGAGAATGCGCTATATTAATGAATTTGGAAAATAAAGATCGTAATGATATTAGCGAATTTGAAGATGCAATTAGTTATAAGCAACAACTTGATGCAGGTTTATTTGATAGTCAAGATGAAATGGCTTCCGCTTTAGATTTAAAGAAGAGTAAGTTATCTAAAATGTTATCTGCAGCAAAAATTATTAATTACCATGAAATCATGGTTCTCTTTGAAGATATTACCCTTTTGAAAATTAACCCAATATATTCATTAGTGGTTTTATTAGAAAAAAATTCTAATTATAGGGAAGTTATTATTAATGCTGCAAAAGAGTTGAAAGATAAAATTCAACAAAGGAAAACTCACATAAAGCCAAATGTTATTATTAATGAACTTATTAAGGCAATTAATAAAGATGAAAAGAAATTTAATGTAGCGAGAAGTTATAAAGTTGATGACAAAATTCTTTTTAAATCTATTCAGCCTACTTATAAGAAATTTGTATTTGAGTTTAATAGGTCTAATTTTTCTAATGTAGAACCTGAAAGACTTAAAGCATTGGTTTTAGAAGCGTTAGATGAATTTATATAG
- a CDS encoding AAA family ATPase, with translation MKNQAGIEYIRALIGRGESVLRQIEESGRAPNNNKILERRWSLKETAELVGRSSSSILKIQNQLISDGLLDDIEKNQTTNRIAGYTLKQINQFRQHFKTYPRRDASQDECLVLAIQTFKGGVGKSVTSVAVAQYFATQGYRVLFIDMDSQASSTSSFGYIPDRDIEDKCTLLPFFRGEKDNLDYCIRKTYWDGLDIIPSNLQLYNLELGIAEQIKDIPTVEKNYLFSELKQGINSVKDAYDLVIIDSPPALGFTSMNILCAAEALVIPTPPALYEFSSTVQYLRMIENVIEMIAPEKEFHFIKILATDVFLNQTNHREFLPIMQDVFGFHMMSNYFLHTTEIGNAAIDFQTALEVRRPQKRALNIINSFCKELEFEVWKTWPSKVKKLEKAGKFVVNGEATYA, from the coding sequence ATGAAAAATCAAGCAGGAATTGAGTACATACGAGCTTTAATAGGTCGTGGTGAAAGTGTGCTTAGACAAATTGAAGAAAGTGGTAGAGCTCCTAATAATAATAAGATTCTAGAAAGAAGGTGGTCATTAAAAGAAACGGCAGAATTGGTTGGACGCTCCAGTAGCTCCATCTTGAAAATTCAGAATCAATTGATAAGTGATGGCTTATTGGATGATATTGAGAAAAACCAGACGACTAACAGAATTGCAGGATATACACTTAAACAAATTAACCAATTTAGACAACATTTTAAGACATACCCAAGACGAGATGCGTCACAAGATGAATGTCTTGTTTTAGCCATTCAAACCTTTAAAGGTGGAGTTGGAAAATCAGTAACGAGTGTTGCAGTAGCACAGTATTTTGCAACTCAAGGTTATCGGGTTTTATTTATTGATATGGATTCACAAGCTTCTTCGACTAGTAGCTTTGGTTATATTCCTGATAGAGATATTGAAGATAAGTGTACCCTGTTACCTTTTTTCAGAGGTGAAAAAGATAATTTAGATTATTGCATACGTAAAACGTATTGGGATGGCTTAGATATAATTCCTTCTAATTTACAACTCTATAACCTTGAATTAGGAATTGCAGAACAGATAAAAGATATTCCTACAGTCGAAAAAAATTATTTATTTTCAGAATTGAAACAGGGAATTAATTCAGTAAAAGATGCCTATGATTTGGTAATAATTGATAGCCCGCCGGCTCTAGGATTTACTTCCATGAATATCCTCTGTGCAGCAGAAGCCTTAGTCATTCCTACTCCTCCAGCCTTATATGAATTTAGTTCAACAGTACAATATCTCCGTATGATTGAAAATGTTATTGAGATGATTGCACCAGAAAAAGAATTCCATTTTATTAAAATATTAGCAACAGATGTTTTCTTAAATCAAACTAACCATCGAGAGTTTTTACCAATAATGCAGGATGTATTTGGTTTTCATATGATGAGCAACTATTTTTTACATACAACTGAAATTGGAAATGCTGCTATTGATTTTCAAACGGCATTAGAGGTTAGAAGGCCTCAAAAAAGAGCATTGAATATAATTAATTCATTTTGCAAGGAGCTCGAATTTGAAGTATGGAAAACATGGCCAAGCAAAGTTAAAAAGCTTGAGAAAGCTGGAAAGTTTGTAGTAAATGGAGAGGCTACTTATGCGTAA
- a CDS encoding RNA recognition motif domain-containing protein, which produces MSQCTIHITNIPFNTTEEAIGSEFCKFGKIIEICLIKDQFTGQSKGICFITYSSQHESKKSLEMNGISCLGRTLKVTQSQSCMTN; this is translated from the coding sequence ATGAGTCAATGCACTATCCATATAACTAATATACCGTTTAATACGACAGAAGAAGCCATTGGAAGTGAATTTTGTAAATTTGGTAAAATAATTGAGATTTGTCTTATAAAAGATCAATTCACAGGCCAGTCAAAAGGAATATGTTTTATTACCTATTCTTCTCAACATGAATCAAAGAAGTCTTTAGAAATGAATGGAATATCCTGTTTAGGACGGACCTTAAAAGTAACCCAATCTCAAAGCTGTATGACGAATTAG
- a CDS encoding DUF421 domain-containing protein: MDELVGFSKLLDYGLYIRGIVITFYALILFRATSSRVFGNYSSFDFIISIILGAILGEAIVNNIPLLPSMVVCAFIVIIHRMLAFLSYKSRLVGKFIKGDKMLLVQKSKYNWDKLHCCRLTKNDILQSLRTQYGLNDINEVDEAILERNGEISFIFKKKKAKKDLLPDS; encoded by the coding sequence ATGGATGAGTTAGTCGGCTTTAGTAAATTATTAGATTATGGCCTTTATATTCGTGGAATAGTAATTACGTTTTATGCGCTTATTTTATTTCGAGCAACCTCGTCGCGTGTATTTGGCAATTATTCTTCCTTTGACTTTATTATTTCTATTATTTTAGGTGCAATTTTAGGTGAAGCGATTGTCAATAACATTCCTTTATTACCTTCCATGGTTGTTTGCGCCTTTATTGTTATAATTCATAGAATGCTAGCATTCTTATCTTACAAAAGTCGCCTCGTGGGTAAATTTATTAAAGGTGATAAAATGCTTCTTGTTCAAAAGAGCAAATACAACTGGGATAAGTTACATTGTTGTCGGCTTACTAAGAATGATATCTTACAATCATTAAGAACACAGTATGGTTTAAATGATATTAATGAAGTTGATGAAGCTATTTTGGAAAGAAATGGCGAAATTTCTTTTATATTTAAAAAGAAAAAAGCTAAAAAGGATTTACTTCCAGATTCTTGA
- a CDS encoding tyrosine-type recombinase/integrase: protein MAREGKAKVLTDAEFRRLLAVAKDSTFAIRNVAMIYCSFGLGLRAKEIASLTIADVADSHYCLLEELCLKRSMTKGEKQRYAYLSNKKLREALQAYLNHLKANNMARYKPFFQTQRRSRFTPNTLQKWFRKLYDKAGILGASSHSGRRTFITKLIEQGVDIKAVSRLAGHASIVTTSIYVDDNPDRLKRIVANLALV from the coding sequence ATGGCTAGAGAAGGTAAAGCAAAAGTTTTAACAGATGCTGAGTTCAGACGACTCTTGGCTGTGGCTAAAGATAGTACATTTGCTATTCGCAATGTGGCAATGATTTATTGTTCGTTTGGTTTAGGACTCCGAGCAAAAGAAATTGCTTCTTTAACGATTGCTGATGTTGCTGATAGCCATTACTGCCTACTTGAGGAGTTATGTCTTAAACGTTCTATGACTAAAGGTGAAAAGCAACGTTATGCTTATTTGAGTAATAAAAAATTAAGAGAAGCACTGCAGGCCTACCTTAATCACTTAAAAGCAAATAATATGGCTCGCTATAAACCTTTTTTTCAGACACAACGGCGCAGCCGTTTTACACCGAATACCTTACAAAAATGGTTTCGAAAACTATATGACAAGGCAGGTATTTTGGGCGCAAGCTCTCACTCAGGTCGGCGAACCTTTATCACCAAGTTAATTGAGCAAGGGGTTGATATTAAAGCGGTATCTCGATTAGCAGGTCATGCTTCTATTGTGACAACTTCTATCTATGTTGATGATAATCCAGATAGACTTAAACGGATTGTGGCGAATTTGGCATTGGTTTAA
- a CDS encoding glycosyltransferase: MENKSEVGNKQVIPKIVHFIWVGGPIPADDLRFIHQISAIAKKSGFEVNLWLDNEMNYHKTAELEDIKIPNLKLRNVSELDEKIGQDPFFAEDQRQKKLAKSISREEVGFKNLAAAADLYRYVILRYFGGYYIDTDTRLKSKEVAENKRLPVIDADTSLKSEEVAEGEKLSEDKIPPAKKKLSNTAKFGLSELEMIPDQTDFGIKVNGDFVIGKARPKSESEEPTIRSARHVSIRGGNDIIGVMPRHEVIEDALLAALEEYEKLDSTKIDKEPFPELYNPQISRNETTAMDAKRFPFGDQVEGALNRRTLTIQSSGPSALFGSLQKFWEKLKDKRVKTLQELSFNKKDVANLPIEFKSELRWLQKKPDPAYTTDSLPNKFFSSKTKSKDESCVKNATDRNTPKV, translated from the coding sequence ATGGAAAATAAATCAGAAGTCGGAAATAAACAAGTTATTCCAAAGATTGTGCATTTTATCTGGGTAGGTGGACCTATACCTGCCGATGATCTCCGCTTTATTCATCAAATTTCAGCGATTGCGAAAAAAAGTGGATTTGAAGTCAATCTTTGGCTCGATAATGAAATGAATTATCATAAAACGGCTGAACTGGAAGATATAAAGATACCCAATTTAAAACTTAGAAATGTATCTGAATTAGATGAAAAAATAGGTCAGGATCCTTTCTTTGCTGAAGATCAAAGACAAAAAAAATTAGCAAAGTCGATATCTAGAGAAGAGGTTGGATTTAAAAATCTTGCTGCTGCCGCAGATTTGTACCGTTATGTTATTTTACGCTATTTTGGTGGCTATTACATAGATACAGATACTCGTTTGAAAAGTAAAGAGGTAGCCGAAAATAAAAGATTACCAGTGATTGATGCAGATACTAGCTTGAAAAGCGAAGAGGTTGCTGAAGGTGAAAAGCTATCTGAGGATAAAATTCCACCAGCTAAAAAGAAATTATCTAATACAGCTAAATTTGGTTTAAGTGAGCTAGAAATGATACCTGATCAGACTGACTTCGGAATCAAGGTCAATGGAGACTTTGTTATTGGTAAAGCTAGGCCTAAATCTGAATCTGAAGAACCTACCATTCGGTCTGCTAGGCATGTATCAATTCGCGGCGGCAATGATATAATAGGCGTCATGCCAAGGCATGAAGTAATTGAGGATGCGTTACTAGCTGCTCTTGAAGAATATGAGAAATTAGATAGTACTAAAATAGATAAAGAACCTTTTCCGGAGCTTTACAACCCACAAATAAGTCGGAATGAAACAACGGCTATGGATGCTAAACGTTTTCCATTCGGAGACCAAGTTGAAGGAGCATTAAATCGACGTACTCTCACTATACAAAGCTCTGGACCGTCAGCTTTATTTGGCTCTCTACAAAAATTTTGGGAAAAATTAAAGGATAAACGCGTTAAGACCCTACAAGAATTGTCTTTTAATAAAAAGGACGTTGCTAATCTTCCTATTGAATTCAAAAGCGAATTACGCTGGTTACAAAAAAAACCAGATCCTGCATATACTACAGATTCATTACCTAACAAATTTTTTTCGAGTAAAACAAAAAGTAAGGATGAAAGTTGTGTGAAAAATGCAACTGATAGAAATACCCCAAAAGTCTAA
- a CDS encoding recombinase family protein, with protein sequence MSRLIGYARVSTLEQNLNLQVDALLKAGCQKNFIFKDKVSGSKTERPGLNECLDNLEAGDVLVVWRLDRLGRSMVHLVTLIETLREKGVGFKSLCDGAIDTTTASGELVFNIFSSMAQFERRLIQERTQAGLSAARARGKKGGRPKVDSSKIQAAKRMHQDKALAIADICKVLNISKPTLYRYLAL encoded by the coding sequence ATGTCACGATTAATTGGCTATGCCCGCGTAAGCACTCTTGAGCAAAATTTAAACTTACAAGTGGATGCCCTCCTAAAAGCAGGCTGTCAGAAAAATTTTATTTTTAAAGATAAAGTGTCGGGCTCGAAAACAGAGCGCCCTGGGCTAAACGAGTGTTTGGATAATTTGGAAGCTGGCGATGTCTTAGTCGTTTGGCGCCTTGACCGTTTGGGTCGCTCGATGGTGCATTTGGTAACGCTCATTGAAACGTTAAGAGAAAAAGGTGTTGGATTTAAATCACTGTGCGACGGTGCGATTGATACGACTACAGCCTCGGGTGAGTTGGTCTTTAATATTTTTTCTTCCATGGCCCAGTTTGAACGACGCCTTATTCAAGAGCGAACTCAAGCAGGTCTTTCTGCAGCACGTGCACGAGGCAAAAAAGGTGGACGCCCTAAAGTGGATAGTTCTAAGATTCAAGCGGCTAAACGGATGCATCAAGATAAAGCCTTGGCCATTGCTGATATTTGTAAGGTGCTTAATATTTCTAAGCCAACTTTATATCGTTATTTAGCTCTTTGA
- a CDS encoding leucine-rich repeat domain-containing protein: MENGQQKTEQSSIEDTDIDGNGSFQVPDGITAIRRRACMLSLKLKKILLPNSLTSIGDEAFQYSGLETITLPESVQSIGVLAFADCTALNSIAIPKNVHLISKYAFMNCYNLKTITLVEGRLTSIGHDAFNNCLSLEKICIPTGVTSIDCWAFVDCRNLKTVFLPESLIKLARGAFSDCRSLEAISIPASVQSIDDLVFDNCLSLKTVVLPGSLKSIGEGVFNNCPLTHIVINSNDEAYRQRIIALFPPNLQDKVLSNDLVIKIRQLHKECLEKIFRTPQINPLYRFFNLNSQYTTNKHHPKLPNDIFFSLNQASFFDNAYYEQIMTWLSDIKTWPATEAKFTTYKSQLIKKVEAYMEQVLKNIKQVQSDDVLQEYQRAQAAKLR, translated from the coding sequence ATGGAAAATGGGCAACAAAAAACCGAGCAATCCTCTATTGAAGACACCGATATTGATGGCAATGGCTCGTTTCAAGTTCCCGATGGTATTACCGCTATTCGTAGACGGGCCTGTATGTTGTCCTTGAAGTTAAAAAAAATTTTGCTACCCAATAGTCTTACCTCCATTGGCGATGAGGCGTTTCAATATTCAGGCTTAGAAACTATTACGCTTCCAGAGTCTGTTCAATCGATTGGTGTATTAGCCTTTGCCGATTGTACTGCCTTAAATTCTATTGCTATTCCAAAAAATGTTCACTTGATTAGCAAATATGCCTTTATGAATTGTTATAATTTAAAAACGATTACTCTTGTAGAAGGTAGGCTTACTTCTATTGGTCATGACGCTTTTAATAATTGTTTAAGCTTAGAAAAAATTTGTATCCCTACAGGTGTTACTTCTATTGATTGCTGGGCCTTTGTCGATTGTAGGAATTTAAAAACTGTCTTTCTTCCGGAGAGCCTTATCAAGCTTGCCAGAGGGGCTTTTAGTGATTGCAGAAGCTTAGAAGCCATTTCTATTCCTGCGAGTGTACAATCGATTGACGATCTGGTGTTTGACAATTGTTTAAGCTTAAAAACAGTCGTTTTGCCTGGTAGTCTTAAGTCGATTGGGGAGGGGGTTTTTAATAATTGCCCTTTAACTCACATTGTTATCAACAGTAACGATGAAGCTTATCGACAGCGTATTATTGCCCTTTTTCCACCTAACCTCCAAGACAAAGTGTTAAGCAATGACTTAGTAATCAAGATTAGGCAATTGCATAAAGAGTGTCTAGAAAAAATATTTAGAACACCGCAAATTAATCCTCTTTATCGTTTTTTTAATCTAAATTCACAATATACAACAAACAAGCATCATCCCAAATTACCTAATGATATTTTCTTTTCATTAAATCAAGCCTCGTTCTTCGATAATGCTTATTATGAACAAATAATGACTTGGCTTAGTGATATCAAAACTTGGCCAGCCACAGAAGCGAAATTTACTACCTATAAGTCACAACTAATAAAGAAGGTAGAGGCATACATGGAGCAAGTCCTAAAAAATATTAAACAAGTGCAATCTGATGACGTACTCCAAGAATATCAGCGAGCCCAGGCAGCAAAGCTAAGATAG
- a CDS encoding type II toxin-antitoxin system RelE family toxin, giving the protein MKALNIVELSKRAQKDLAKIPEHIKTKLLVWIDSVEQLGVYQVRKIPGYHDEPLKGNRLGQRFVRLSKGYRAIYTMTSNGSMELIIVEEVNKHDY; this is encoded by the coding sequence TTGAAAGCGTTAAATATTGTAGAGCTGTCTAAAAGGGCTCAAAAAGATTTAGCAAAAATACCAGAACATATAAAGACTAAATTATTAGTTTGGATTGATTCAGTAGAACAATTAGGAGTTTATCAAGTTCGAAAGATACCAGGCTATCATGATGAACCTTTAAAAGGCAACCGATTAGGCCAGCGCTTTGTACGTCTTTCTAAAGGTTACCGGGCTATCTATACGATGACATCAAATGGCAGTATGGAGCTTATTATAGTTGAAGAGGTAAATAAACATGACTATTAA
- a CDS encoding helix-turn-helix domain-containing protein, with product MTINAREYLEKQVGPLSLGKTLRAIRLGEEESQTHFAKKLGISVQYLCDLEHDRKIVSAKKAKAFADKLGYSDKQFVRLALQDTLNQYSIPMHVEISA from the coding sequence ATGACTATTAATGCGCGTGAATATCTAGAAAAACAAGTAGGCCCTTTAAGTTTAGGTAAAACACTTCGTGCTATTCGGCTAGGTGAAGAGGAGAGCCAAACTCATTTTGCTAAAAAATTAGGTATATCTGTTCAATATCTTTGTGATTTAGAGCATGATCGTAAAATAGTGAGTGCTAAGAAAGCTAAAGCCTTTGCAGATAAGCTCGGTTATTCCGATAAACAATTTGTTCGGCTTGCCTTACAAGATACATTAAATCAATATAGTATACCCATGCACGTTGAAATTTCTGCCTAA